In Phragmites australis chromosome 16, lpPhrAust1.1, whole genome shotgun sequence, one DNA window encodes the following:
- the LOC133894812 gene encoding guanine nucleotide-binding protein subunit gamma 4-like, which yields MGEAPMPRSPPRYPDLCGRRRLQLEVQILNREVGFLEQEIQGLERNQLVSRCCKDVNEFVSAKTDPLIPINKRKHGSCSLYWWIRSKLCTRFSCLCCWCRCLPKPKVPSCFSCSCCPCRDTQCCTPSYSCPKTPSCCSPGRCNCSLPSCSCKPHCGHCRPQCSSCCSSDCSYADCPCSCPRCCSCPGCSCAGCPAGCLGALNQCLSCRPSFCKCQSSCCDGEPSCRCTGRGVCCHGSCLGAPAPSCPECSCGCVCSCPRCKGGCRCPPCGNPCCAGGCLC from the exons ATGGGGGAGGCGCCGATGCCCAGGTCGCCGCCGAGGTACCCGGACCTGTGCGGCCGCCGGCGGCTGCAGCTGGAGGTGCAGATCCTCAACCGGGAGGTCGGCTTCCTCGAG CAAGAGATACAGGGACTCGAACGGAATCAGCTGGTCTCGAGGTGTTGCAAAGA TGTCAACGAGTTTGTCAGTGCAAAAACGGACCCATTGATACCAAT AAACAAAAGGAAACACGGTTCTTGCAGTCTCTATTGGTGGATCAG ATCAAAATTGTGCACCCGCTTTTCATGCTTGTGCTGCTGGTGCCGCTGCTTGCCAAAACCCAAGGTGCCAAGCTGCTTCAGCTGTTCTTGCTGCCCCTGCCGCGACACGCAGTGCTGTACACCGAGCTACAGCTGCCCAAAGACCCCTTCGTGCTGCAGCCCCGGTCGCTGCAACTGCAGCCTTCCCAGCTGCAGCTGCAAGCCACACTGCGGCCACTGCCGACCGCAGTGCAGCAGCTGCTGTTCCAGCGACTGCAGCTACGCCGATTGCCCGTGCTCGTGCCCCCGGTGCTGCAGCTGCCCCGGTTGCTCCTGTGCGGGATGCCCAGCTGGCTGCCTCGGCGCCCTCAACCAGTGCTTGAGCTGCCGGCCTTCCTTCTGCAAGTGCCAGTCGTCGTGCTGCGACGGGGAGCCTTCCTGCCGCTGCACCGGCAGGGGAGTGTGCTGCCACGGGTCATGCCTCGGTGCCCCGGCGCCGTCGTGCCCCGAGTGCTCCTGCGGCTGCGTGTGCTCCTGCCCGAGGTGCAAAGGAGGGTGCCGGTGCCCGCCGTGCGGCAACCCCTGCTGTGCCGGTGGATGCTTATGCTAA
- the LOC133895827 gene encoding uncharacterized protein LOC133895827, which translates to MDVPFFVTFSLILLLGRYLPFALPPTARAVLADNVAGPAARAAKFAVSVSFAGLTLLVSMECSGCHYQQQQQCPGVTMEGRALWLNSAALFLGMVLGGVAVALHPPAFVPPFVQVVIDHLTSVTETIATTAFAHDVCIFIKILKAKQLV; encoded by the coding sequence ATGGACGTGCCGTTCTTCGTCACTTTctccctcatcctcctcctcgggaGGTACCTCCCCTTCGCGCTCCCGCCGACCGCTCGCGCCGTCCTGGCCGACAACGTGGCCGGGCCGGCCGCCCGCGCCGCGAAGTTCGCCGTCTCGGTGTCCTTCGCCGGGCTCACGCTGCTGGTGTCCATGGAGTGCTCCGGCTGCCAttatcagcagcagcagcagtgccCGGGCGTGACAATGGAGGGGCGGGCGCTGTGGCTCAACTCCGCCGCGCTGTTCCTCGGCATGGTCTTGGGGGGCGTCGCGGTGGCGCTGCACCCGCCCGCGTTCGTGCCGCCGTTCGTCCAGGTGGTCATCGATCACCTAACCAGCGTAACGGAGACTATCGCGACCACCGCGTTCGCGCACGATGTCTGTATTTTCATCAAGATCTTGAAGGCGAAACAGCTCGTGTGA